In Prosthecochloris sp. GSB1, the following proteins share a genomic window:
- a CDS encoding bifunctional aldolase/short-chain dehydrogenase produces MQNLWKEAACRAAVEEQHVHGELPRELAELVYASRLLGRENRLVMHGGGNTSVKSQLTDVLGNRVAVLYIKGSGVDLGGVTVHDFTPVRIEPMQKLLQMILSGNLHGEEELKRFSNRELKNFLYLNLFSLTDHMVRSGLTPSIETLLHAFLPHRYIYHTHSQALLTLSNQPDGEKLCRDVFGKRFGIVPYMRPGLELALSAQRIYAGENAAEGLVLLKHGLVTFGESSKEAYDRMILAVTEIEDRIRKAGRRTVPSVTLPQSLLPPAKVAPVIRGACVVEKSPGSRDYDSFILDFRTSPTILEYVNSSDLPSLASKGAMTPDFIIRTKNLPLVVPPPDATDAEGFKQAVHKAVADYKDAYTAYFEAEKLRSGMNVDMLDPLPRVVLVPGLGLFGLGRTLGDARINSDIAEGSAEALLQAESVGSFESIGDADVFGIEYWEMEQAKVMKVRHDVFAGKVVMVTGAAGAIGLATARAFRNRGAEIALFDLSEEGLDSARRQLGEDVFAMVCDVTDRSSVSKAFDAVCRAFGGVDIIVSNVGAALQGRIGEVSDEILRKSFELNFFSHQAISQEAVSIMKRQGMGGCLLYNVSKQAVNPGPDFGPYGLPKAATMFLVRQYALDHGRDGIRANGINADRIRSGLLTDEMIEKRSKARGLSREEYLAGNLLKLEVTADDVAEAFVHLALEKKTTGSITTVDGGNIAAALR; encoded by the coding sequence ATGCAAAACCTGTGGAAAGAAGCCGCCTGCAGGGCGGCGGTCGAAGAACAGCATGTCCATGGCGAACTGCCTCGGGAGCTTGCAGAGCTCGTCTATGCCTCCAGGCTTCTTGGACGGGAGAACAGGCTGGTTATGCACGGCGGAGGCAACACATCGGTAAAAAGCCAGCTTACCGACGTTCTCGGCAACCGGGTTGCCGTGCTCTACATCAAGGGCAGCGGCGTCGATCTCGGCGGCGTGACGGTCCATGATTTCACGCCTGTCAGGATCGAGCCCATGCAGAAACTGCTGCAGATGATCCTTTCGGGCAACCTGCACGGCGAGGAAGAACTCAAACGCTTTTCGAATCGCGAACTCAAGAACTTTCTTTATCTCAATCTGTTCAGTCTCACCGATCACATGGTGAGAAGTGGCCTGACCCCATCCATAGAGACGCTGCTGCATGCGTTTCTGCCTCATCGATACATCTATCATACGCATTCACAGGCCTTGCTTACGCTCAGCAACCAGCCCGATGGCGAGAAGCTCTGCCGGGATGTTTTCGGAAAGCGTTTCGGGATCGTTCCCTACATGAGGCCAGGGCTCGAGCTGGCGCTTTCGGCTCAGCGTATTTATGCCGGTGAAAACGCCGCCGAGGGGCTCGTGCTGCTGAAACACGGCCTTGTGACTTTCGGTGAAAGCTCGAAAGAGGCCTATGACAGGATGATCCTCGCTGTGACGGAGATCGAAGACCGGATCCGCAAGGCCGGGCGAAGGACAGTTCCTTCGGTGACGCTTCCCCAGTCGTTGTTGCCTCCGGCGAAGGTCGCGCCGGTCATCAGGGGAGCCTGTGTCGTCGAGAAATCCCCCGGGAGTCGTGATTACGACAGCTTCATTCTCGATTTCCGGACATCGCCTACCATTCTCGAGTATGTCAACAGTTCCGATCTTCCTTCCCTTGCCTCGAAAGGCGCGATGACTCCGGATTTCATTATCCGGACAAAAAATCTTCCGCTTGTCGTGCCGCCGCCCGACGCAACTGACGCCGAGGGGTTCAAGCAGGCAGTGCACAAGGCCGTCGCCGACTATAAAGACGCCTACACGGCATACTTCGAGGCCGAAAAACTGCGGTCGGGAATGAATGTCGATATGCTCGATCCGCTGCCGAGAGTGGTGCTGGTTCCCGGTCTCGGCCTGTTCGGACTCGGCAGGACCCTTGGCGACGCGCGTATCAACTCCGATATCGCCGAAGGTTCGGCGGAGGCGCTCCTGCAGGCCGAGTCCGTCGGTTCCTTTGAGTCCATCGGCGACGCCGATGTTTTCGGCATAGAATACTGGGAAATGGAGCAGGCGAAGGTCATGAAGGTTCGTCACGACGTTTTTGCCGGGAAAGTGGTCATGGTGACCGGCGCCGCCGGAGCCATAGGGCTGGCCACGGCCAGGGCATTCAGGAACAGGGGGGCTGAAATAGCCCTGTTCGATCTCAGCGAGGAGGGACTCGACAGTGCGCGCAGGCAGCTCGGCGAGGATGTGTTCGCGATGGTCTGCGACGTGACCGACCGTTCTTCGGTTTCCAAGGCATTCGACGCGGTCTGTCGGGCATTCGGCGGAGTTGATATCATCGTATCCAACGTCGGCGCGGCTTTGCAGGGCAGGATCGGGGAGGTTTCCGACGAGATTCTCAGAAAGAGCTTCGAACTCAATTTCTTTTCCCACCAGGCGATTTCCCAGGAGGCGGTCTCGATCATGAAACGACAGGGAATGGGGGGATGTCTGCTCTACAATGTATCGAAACAGGCGGTTAATCCGGGGCCTGACTTCGGCCCATACGGGCTGCCCAAGGCGGCGACGATGTTTCTCGTCCGCCAGTATGCGCTGGATCACGGCCGTGACGGCATCCGCGCAAACGGCATCAACGCCGACAGGATACGCAGCGGTCTTCTGACGGATGAAATGATCGAAAAACGGTCGAAGGCGCGCGGATTGAGCCGCGAGGAGTACCTCGCCGGGAATCTGCTCAAGCTCGAGGTCACCGCCGACGACGTGGCCGAGGCTTTCGTGCACCTCGCGCTCGAAAAAAAGACCACCGGCTCGATAACGACGGTCGACGGAGGAAACATCGCGGCCGCCCTGAGATAA
- the tsf gene encoding translation elongation factor Ts: protein MSQISAKAVKDLRDKTGVGMMDCKKALEENGGDMQKAIEYLRKKGAALAAKRADREASEGAVVVRISDASDAGVILELNCETDFVARGGDFTGFAESIADAALAGGIDSAEKMMNVSLGEAYNGETVEDAIKSMTGKLGEKIDLKRLGMLAAKDGIVSGYVHPGSKLGALVQVKAAGNDESEGLVKDIAMQIAASAPIVVERAAVPREYVEKEKEIFRQQALSQGKPEQFVDKIITGRLEKYYQEVVLLEQSFIKDSNARVRDVLDDFAKRHDTPIDVESFIRYQLGE from the coding sequence ATGAGTCAGATATCCGCAAAGGCAGTAAAGGATTTGAGGGATAAAACAGGCGTCGGCATGATGGACTGCAAGAAAGCCCTCGAGGAAAACGGCGGTGACATGCAGAAGGCTATCGAGTACCTTCGCAAGAAGGGGGCGGCGCTCGCCGCCAAGCGTGCCGACAGGGAGGCCAGCGAAGGCGCCGTTGTCGTCAGGATCAGCGATGCTTCGGATGCGGGCGTGATTCTCGAACTCAACTGCGAAACAGACTTCGTCGCGCGAGGCGGTGATTTTACCGGTTTCGCCGAGAGCATAGCCGATGCGGCTCTTGCTGGAGGTATCGACTCGGCTGAAAAAATGATGAACGTCTCTCTCGGGGAGGCATATAACGGTGAGACCGTCGAGGACGCTATCAAGTCGATGACCGGCAAGCTCGGCGAGAAAATTGATCTCAAACGCCTCGGCATGCTTGCCGCGAAAGACGGTATCGTTTCGGGTTACGTGCATCCCGGGTCGAAGCTCGGCGCGCTTGTACAGGTAAAGGCAGCCGGAAACGATGAATCGGAAGGGCTGGTGAAAGATATCGCCATGCAGATTGCCGCTTCCGCGCCGATAGTGGTGGAGCGCGCTGCCGTACCTCGGGAGTACGTGGAGAAGGAGAAGGAGATTTTCCGCCAGCAGGCTCTCAGCCAGGGCAAGCCCGAGCAGTTCGTCGACAAGATCATAACCGGGAGGCTCGAAAAGTACTATCAGGAAGTCGTGCTTCTCGAACAGTCCTTCATCAAGGACAGCAACGCCAGGGTGCGTGATGTCCTCGACGATTTCGCGAAACGTCACGACACGCCCATCGACGTCGAAAGCTTTATCAGATATCAGTTGGGAGAGTAA
- the pyrH gene encoding UMP kinase, which translates to MPHYKRILLKLSGESLAGDEGYGIDACVVDRYADEIKKALARGAEIALVIGGGNIFRGLSSAAANMDRVQADHMGMLATVINSLAFQDALERKGVFTRLMSAIKMEQVAEPFIRRRAIRHLEKGRVVIFGAGTGNPYFTTDTAAALRAVEIEADVIVKATRVDGVYDSDPEKNPAATMFSTISYLDVLKKNLRVMDLTAITLCRENRLPLVVMNMNAEGNLMRLLEGEGVGTLVDQGGE; encoded by the coding sequence ATGCCGCACTACAAGCGTATCCTTTTGAAACTGAGCGGAGAATCCCTTGCCGGCGACGAGGGTTACGGTATCGATGCCTGCGTGGTGGACCGTTATGCCGACGAGATCAAGAAAGCGCTTGCCCGTGGCGCGGAGATCGCGCTCGTGATCGGCGGCGGCAACATTTTTCGCGGCCTTTCCTCGGCGGCGGCGAACATGGACCGCGTCCAGGCCGACCACATGGGGATGCTTGCGACGGTCATCAATTCTCTCGCGTTTCAGGACGCTCTTGAACGCAAGGGTGTGTTCACCCGCCTGATGAGCGCCATCAAAATGGAACAGGTTGCCGAGCCGTTCATTCGCAGGCGGGCCATCCGCCACCTCGAAAAAGGGCGGGTCGTCATTTTCGGGGCCGGGACAGGGAATCCTTATTTCACCACCGACACCGCAGCCGCGCTCCGTGCGGTGGAAATCGAGGCCGATGTGATCGTCAAGGCGACGCGCGTCGACGGCGTCTACGATTCGGACCCGGAGAAAAACCCGGCCGCCACGATGTTCTCCACCATTTCCTATCTAGACGTGCTCAAGAAGAACCTCAGGGTGATGGACCTTACCGCAATAACGCTCTGCCGTGAAAACAGGCTCCCGCTCGTGGTGATGAACATGAATGCCGAGGGCAACCTGATGAGGTTGCTCGAGGGCGAAGGGGTCGGCACCCTTGTCGATCAGGGCGGCGAGTAG
- a CDS encoding SDR family NAD(P)-dependent oxidoreductase: MGKLDGKVAIVTGSTRGIGKAVAERFVREGARIVVTSSRRSSIDAVIEQFPADRAIGFACDVSRYSEVERLVETTVDRFGSLDIFVNNAGISDPFFNVTDSDPATWGKVIDVNLKGTYHGTRAALKFFLSAAKPGKIINLAGSGTDRGSNTPFISAYGSTKAAIARFTRAVAEEYREAPVSVMLLHPGLVRTEIISTEHPTPEMQRRLATFRTVVDIFAQPPSVAAGLAVKMASSWSDGRTGVYLSALGSVRKKILLFSYPFRKLFGRIDRQNY; the protein is encoded by the coding sequence GTGGGAAAACTTGACGGAAAGGTCGCGATCGTCACCGGTTCGACAAGAGGAATCGGAAAAGCCGTGGCGGAACGGTTCGTTCGCGAAGGCGCCAGGATTGTGGTTACCTCCAGCCGGCGTTCCAGCATCGATGCCGTTATAGAGCAGTTTCCCGCCGACAGGGCAATCGGTTTCGCCTGCGACGTTTCGCGATACTCCGAAGTCGAGCGTCTTGTCGAGACAACCGTCGACAGGTTCGGCTCGCTGGATATCTTCGTCAACAACGCTGGAATCTCCGATCCTTTTTTCAATGTCACCGACAGCGACCCCGCGACGTGGGGCAAGGTGATCGACGTCAATCTCAAGGGGACCTATCACGGTACAAGGGCCGCCTTGAAATTTTTTCTTTCGGCGGCCAAGCCTGGCAAGATTATCAACCTGGCCGGTTCAGGAACCGACAGGGGATCGAACACGCCGTTCATCAGCGCCTACGGTTCGACGAAAGCGGCCATTGCGCGATTCACCCGAGCTGTAGCCGAAGAGTACCGTGAAGCACCGGTTTCCGTCATGTTGCTCCATCCGGGTCTCGTCAGGACGGAAATCATCAGCACTGAACATCCCACCCCCGAAATGCAGCGTCGACTTGCGACATTCCGCACCGTTGTCGATATTTTCGCGCAGCCTCCGTCGGTTGCGGCCGGACTTGCCGTGAAGATGGCCTCTTCATGGAGCGACGGCCGCACGGGAGTGTATCTGTCGGCACTCGGTTCCGTTCGCAAAAAAATCCTGCTTTTCTCCTATCCTTTCCGTAAACTGTTCGGAAGAATAGACCGGCAAAACTACTGA
- the murI gene encoding glutamate racemase, giving the protein MNHDNRSFDDPQGISTSRRTASSPVGIFDSGVGGLTVVKAMQSLLPSERIIYFGDTARVPYGSKSQVTIRKYAQDDTAILMRYMPKLIIVACNTVSALALDVVLRTGRGVAVIGVLEAGAGLAVERSANGRIGVIGTQATICSNAYALAINAIEPDMEVFSTACPLFVPLAEEGFIDHPASRIVAEEYLTPLLQQGIDTLVLGCTHYPILKKMLAEIAGPEVHIIDSAEAVASKARETLAAAGLLGSSSERSSPHLLVSDLPQKFKSLYKLFLGTDVPDVELVEV; this is encoded by the coding sequence ATGAATCACGATAACCGTTCGTTCGATGATCCCCAGGGGATATCGACAAGCCGCAGAACAGCGTCGAGTCCCGTGGGGATATTCGATTCAGGCGTGGGAGGGCTGACCGTCGTCAAAGCCATGCAGTCACTGCTTCCTTCGGAACGCATCATTTATTTCGGTGACACGGCAAGGGTTCCCTACGGATCGAAATCGCAGGTGACCATTCGCAAATATGCTCAGGACGACACGGCGATTCTTATGCGTTACATGCCCAAGCTGATTATCGTCGCGTGCAATACCGTTTCGGCCCTTGCGCTCGATGTCGTCCTGCGGACCGGCAGGGGAGTGGCGGTCATCGGGGTGCTGGAGGCCGGCGCCGGGCTTGCCGTCGAACGGAGCGCCAACGGCCGTATCGGCGTTATCGGCACGCAGGCGACCATCTGTTCGAACGCCTATGCGCTGGCGATCAATGCAATCGAACCGGATATGGAGGTCTTTTCGACGGCATGCCCCCTCTTCGTGCCTCTCGCTGAAGAAGGTTTTATCGATCATCCGGCATCGAGGATTGTCGCGGAGGAGTATCTGACGCCGCTTCTTCAGCAGGGTATCGACACCCTGGTGCTTGGATGCACGCACTATCCGATACTCAAAAAGATGCTCGCCGAGATCGCAGGACCGGAGGTTCATATCATCGATTCAGCCGAGGCGGTTGCCTCGAAGGCGCGCGAGACGCTCGCGGCGGCGGGTCTTCTCGGTAGTTCGTCCGAGCGCTCCTCCCCGCATCTGCTCGTGAGCGATCTTCCGCAGAAATTCAAGTCCCTCTACAAGCTTTTTCTCGGGACCGACGTGCCGGACGTGGAGCTGGTGGAAGTCTGA
- the lsrF gene encoding 3-hydroxy-5-phosphonooxypentane-2,4-dione thiolase encodes MPEVDQSKQEKNFHVDVPVDTHGFFLKGASALDWGMKNRLSRIFRPDTGKTVMFAIDHGYFQGPTTGLERIDLDIVPLMQYSDAIMLTRGILRTTVPPSLTKAVVMRSSGGPSILKELSDEQIAVDIEDAIRMNVAAITLQVFIGGEYETRSIRNMTKLVDWGYRYGIPVMAVTAVGKNMVRDAKYFRLACRICAELGAQIVKTYYVPEDFDTVVSSCPVPIVMAGGKKIPELDALTMSYRAIKEGASGVDMGRNIFQSDAPVAMMKAVNRIVHEGATPEEAFEFFNSIRAEG; translated from the coding sequence ATGCCAGAAGTTGATCAGTCAAAACAGGAGAAAAACTTCCATGTCGACGTGCCTGTCGATACGCACGGTTTTTTCCTCAAAGGCGCGAGCGCCCTCGATTGGGGAATGAAAAACCGCCTCTCCAGAATTTTCAGACCCGATACCGGCAAGACGGTCATGTTCGCCATCGATCATGGCTACTTCCAGGGGCCGACCACCGGACTTGAACGTATCGACCTCGACATCGTTCCGCTCATGCAGTATTCCGACGCCATCATGCTGACTCGCGGGATTCTCCGAACGACGGTGCCGCCGTCCCTGACGAAAGCCGTCGTCATGCGCAGCAGCGGAGGACCGAGCATTCTCAAGGAACTGTCCGACGAGCAGATCGCTGTCGACATAGAGGACGCCATTCGCATGAACGTCGCAGCCATTACCCTTCAGGTTTTCATCGGGGGAGAGTACGAAACCCGTTCGATCCGCAATATGACCAAGCTTGTCGACTGGGGCTACCGGTACGGTATTCCCGTGATGGCGGTTACCGCCGTCGGCAAGAACATGGTTCGCGACGCGAAATATTTCAGGCTTGCCTGCAGAATCTGTGCTGAACTGGGAGCCCAGATCGTCAAAACCTACTATGTTCCGGAGGATTTCGATACCGTGGTCTCTTCCTGTCCGGTGCCGATCGTCATGGCCGGGGGCAAGAAAATTCCCGAACTCGACGCGCTGACCATGTCTTATCGTGCCATCAAGGAAGGGGCATCGGGGGTCGATATGGGCCGCAACATCTTCCAGAGCGATGCGCCGGTAGCCATGATGAAGGCTGTCAACAGGATCGTCCACGAAGGTGCGACACCCGAAGAAGCGTTCGAGTTTTTCAACAGCATCAGGGCGGAAGGGTGA
- a CDS encoding SDR family NAD(P)-dependent oxidoreductase codes for MDDSLVCITGSTDGIGRAAAFRLASEGIGLVLHGRSEERLDALLGELATVDGCGSLLPVVADFRSLEAVEGMAAAILASKVRFGALINNAGIYMPQRVLTGDGFETTFAVNYLAHVHLTLLLEPLLVAGGARIVNVSSVDHRSADFDPGNMQGERCFSGYQAYAFSKLCNIMFTIEHASMLDGSKVTSNALDPGVLDTKLLHAGWPLAGQDPAAGGDALCRLALSPEFEGVSGGYFEDGRLVSCSSAALDPLRRRQLWECTMDMLARKK; via the coding sequence GTGGACGACTCGCTGGTCTGCATAACCGGAAGCACCGACGGCATCGGCCGGGCGGCCGCTTTTCGGCTCGCTTCAGAAGGGATAGGACTCGTTCTTCACGGCAGGAGCGAAGAACGGCTCGACGCCCTGCTGGGAGAGCTCGCTACCGTTGACGGATGCGGAAGTCTTCTTCCCGTTGTCGCCGATTTTCGTTCTCTCGAGGCGGTCGAAGGAATGGCCGCTGCGATCCTCGCCTCGAAGGTCAGGTTTGGCGCGCTGATCAACAACGCCGGAATCTACATGCCGCAACGGGTTCTGACCGGGGACGGTTTCGAGACGACCTTCGCCGTCAATTATCTTGCGCACGTTCATCTGACGCTGCTTCTCGAACCGCTGCTTGTCGCCGGCGGCGCACGTATCGTCAATGTCAGTTCGGTCGACCATCGCAGCGCGGATTTCGATCCCGGCAACATGCAGGGTGAACGGTGTTTTTCGGGATATCAGGCCTATGCCTTCAGCAAACTCTGCAATATCATGTTTACTATCGAGCACGCCTCTATGCTCGATGGATCGAAGGTGACGTCCAACGCGCTCGATCCCGGGGTGCTGGACACGAAGCTGTTGCACGCAGGCTGGCCGCTTGCCGGACAGGATCCTGCGGCAGGTGGCGATGCGCTCTGCAGGCTGGCGCTTTCACCTGAATTTGAAGGCGTGAGCGGCGGGTATTTCGAGGACGGCCGTCTTGTTTCATGCTCTTCAGCCGCTCTCGATCCGCTTCGTCGCCGGCAATTGTGGGAATGCACCATGGACATGCTCGCCAGAAAGAAATGA
- a CDS encoding RuBisCO large subunit C-terminal-like domain-containing protein encodes MNAEDVKGFFCDRDRLEMADYLELDYYLECVGDIKTSLAHFCSEQSTAQWSRVGFDEDFRTLYGAKVIAWEVIGELPSLSYPVEQAAVGKIHACRVTIAHPHRNFGPKLPNLMTAVCGEGTFFTPGVPIVKLLDITFPENYLAEFDGPKFGIEGIRELLGAYDRPVFFGVVKPNIGLKPEHFAEIAYQSWLGGLDIAKDDEMLADVSWSTVRRRSELLGEARRKAERITGDKKIYLANITDEVDRMIEQHDIAVANGANALLVNALPVGLSAVRMLARHSKVPLIGHFPFIAAFSRLEKYGVHSRVITKLQRLAGLDAIIMPGFGNRMMTPEQEVLDNVNECLGDMGSIRRSLPVPGGSDSALTLGTVFRKVGSVDFGFVPGRGIFGHPMGPRAGAASIRQAWEAIEKGVLLDDYAVNHAELKAMLEK; translated from the coding sequence ATGAATGCAGAGGACGTAAAAGGTTTTTTTTGCGACAGGGATCGGCTCGAAATGGCTGATTACCTCGAACTCGATTATTACCTCGAATGCGTGGGCGACATCAAGACGTCACTGGCGCATTTTTGCAGCGAACAGTCAACTGCTCAGTGGAGCAGGGTCGGTTTCGACGAGGATTTCCGAACCCTTTACGGGGCAAAGGTTATCGCCTGGGAGGTTATCGGGGAATTGCCGTCGCTGAGTTATCCCGTCGAACAGGCTGCCGTCGGAAAAATCCATGCGTGCAGGGTGACGATAGCGCATCCGCACAGGAATTTCGGTCCGAAGCTGCCCAATCTCATGACGGCTGTTTGCGGAGAGGGAACCTTTTTTACGCCGGGCGTGCCGATCGTCAAACTGCTCGACATCACCTTTCCCGAAAATTACCTCGCTGAGTTCGACGGGCCCAAATTCGGCATCGAGGGCATTCGCGAACTGCTCGGCGCTTATGACCGGCCGGTATTTTTCGGCGTCGTCAAACCCAATATCGGGCTGAAGCCGGAACACTTCGCCGAGATCGCCTATCAAAGCTGGCTCGGGGGTCTCGATATAGCCAAGGACGACGAAATGCTCGCCGATGTATCCTGGTCGACCGTACGGAGGCGTTCCGAACTGTTGGGGGAGGCTCGTCGGAAAGCGGAAAGGATCACGGGCGATAAAAAAATCTACCTTGCCAATATCACGGACGAGGTGGACAGAATGATCGAACAGCACGATATCGCCGTCGCCAACGGCGCCAACGCCCTTCTTGTCAATGCGCTTCCCGTGGGATTGAGCGCCGTGCGCATGCTCGCCAGGCACAGCAAGGTTCCGTTGATCGGTCATTTTCCCTTTATCGCGGCGTTCTCGAGACTCGAAAAATACGGTGTTCATTCAAGGGTCATCACGAAGCTCCAGCGGCTGGCGGGCCTGGATGCCATCATTATGCCCGGTTTCGGTAACCGGATGATGACGCCTGAACAGGAAGTGCTGGACAATGTGAACGAATGCCTCGGCGACATGGGTTCGATTCGCCGCTCGCTGCCGGTTCCCGGCGGCAGCGATTCTGCGCTTACGCTCGGTACGGTTTTCCGCAAGGTGGGCAGCGTGGATTTCGGTTTTGTTCCCGGCAGGGGAATCTTCGGCCACCCCATGGGGCCGCGGGCCGGGGCCGCAAGCATCCGCCAGGCGTGGGAAGCCATCGAAAAAGGGGTATTGCTGGACGACTATGCCGTGAATCATGCGGAACTGAAGGCGATGCTCGAAAAATGA
- a CDS encoding regulatory protein RecX, which yields MLDDTEKKAFDHAIRFLGNREHSRREIVSKLERRGFSTEAIEKTLQRLESLELLDDRTFAMHYIGSRSRSKPSGRYKLRHELLKKGVAEEIVEEALGDFDGAAHCLDAALRKLPLLKGDLYHRRRKLHAFLTGRGFDGQTVRETLDKVLPS from the coding sequence ATGCTTGACGACACCGAAAAAAAGGCTTTCGACCACGCGATACGCTTCCTCGGCAACCGCGAACATTCACGCAGGGAAATCGTTTCGAAGCTCGAGCGGCGGGGCTTTTCAACCGAAGCGATTGAAAAAACGCTGCAACGGCTCGAAAGCCTTGAGTTGCTCGACGACCGCACTTTCGCGATGCATTATATCGGAAGCCGGTCGAGAAGCAAACCTTCCGGCCGCTACAAGCTGAGGCATGAACTGCTGAAAAAAGGGGTTGCCGAGGAAATTGTCGAGGAGGCTCTCGGCGATTTCGACGGCGCCGCGCACTGCCTTGACGCCGCGCTGCGCAAACTTCCGCTGCTGAAAGGGGATCTCTATCACCGCAGAAGGAAGTTGCACGCTTTTCTGACGGGCCGGGGGTTCGACGGCCAGACCGTCAGGGAAACACTCGACAAAGTGCTCCCCTCCTGA
- the rpsI gene encoding 30S ribosomal protein S9 gives MKEVINAVGRRKTSVARAFLAPGKGSVSVNKLPVEEYFRDDQRRHEALRPLQLSGKSDEFDVKVNVCGGGISGQAGAVSLAIARALVEFDEENRLLFRKDRLLTRDPRMVERKKYGQKKARKRFQFSKR, from the coding sequence ATGAAAGAGGTGATCAACGCAGTGGGCCGCAGGAAAACCTCGGTCGCAAGGGCATTTCTTGCGCCGGGCAAGGGTTCGGTCTCGGTCAACAAGCTGCCGGTAGAAGAATATTTCAGGGATGACCAGAGACGGCACGAGGCGCTCAGGCCGCTTCAGCTTTCCGGCAAGTCCGACGAGTTCGATGTCAAGGTCAACGTGTGCGGCGGCGGCATCAGCGGCCAGGCGGGCGCGGTCAGCCTCGCCATCGCGCGGGCGCTCGTCGAGTTCGACGAAGAGAATCGCCTGCTGTTCCGCAAGGACAGGCTGCTTACCAGGGATCCCCGTATGGTTGAAAGAAAGAAATACGGCCAGAAGAAGGCCCGCAAGAGATTCCAGTTCTCCAAACGATAA
- the rpsB gene encoding 30S ribosomal protein S2 — protein sequence MQTQTVSRFGLEDMLRSGVHFGHLARRWCPKMKPYIFMEKNGVHIIDLKKTLVMAEEAMKAIEAIAQTGREIMFVGTKKQAKSIIAGEAARAGMPFVSERWLGGMLTNFSTIRQSIRRMNAIDRMEADGTFDMITKKERLMLMREKDKLMRILGGIADMTRLPAALFVVDIKKEHIAVREARSLGIPIFALVDTNCDPEEVDYIIPANDDAIRSIELMVKGVADAIIDSRQRQAEEIAMAQAEEESDEAESGEGETSGA from the coding sequence ATGCAGACACAGACAGTATCGAGATTCGGACTCGAGGACATGCTCCGCTCCGGAGTGCATTTCGGTCACCTCGCTCGCCGCTGGTGCCCCAAGATGAAGCCGTACATCTTCATGGAGAAGAACGGCGTGCACATCATCGATCTCAAGAAAACCCTCGTCATGGCGGAAGAGGCCATGAAAGCCATTGAGGCGATCGCCCAGACGGGAAGGGAGATCATGTTCGTCGGCACCAAGAAACAGGCGAAGTCGATCATCGCCGGTGAGGCTGCGCGTGCCGGCATGCCTTTCGTTTCCGAGCGCTGGCTCGGCGGCATGCTGACCAATTTCTCCACCATCCGCCAGAGCATCCGCCGGATGAACGCTATCGACAGGATGGAGGCAGACGGCACTTTCGATATGATCACCAAGAAAGAGCGTCTGATGCTCATGCGCGAAAAAGACAAGCTCATGAGGATTCTCGGCGGTATTGCCGACATGACAAGGCTTCCCGCCGCCCTTTTTGTCGTCGATATCAAGAAAGAGCACATCGCCGTCAGGGAAGCGCGCTCCCTGGGGATCCCGATTTTCGCCCTGGTCGACACCAACTGTGATCCTGAAGAGGTCGACTATATCATTCCCGCCAACGACGACGCCATCCGTTCCATCGAACTGATGGTCAAGGGTGTCGCCGACGCCATCATCGACTCCCGGCAGCGTCAGGCCGAGGAAATCGCCATGGCGCAGGCAGAGGAGGAGTCGGACGAAGCTGAATCCGGCGAAGGAGAAACCTCCGGAGCATAA
- a CDS encoding LptE family protein: MIHRTHFACLTLLLLGLLLQGCYSFTGASLPPHINSIAVPLFEDRSGAGVAQLTAEFTEKLIEKFEAQSSLNIESAPGRADALVEAVITSFSDEPSQLGSDTERAVTNRITIVVRATCTDLVQNRPFFTRAPFSGFADYDVGDFEAKQQAIDSSIDQITDDLFNRIISNW, from the coding sequence ATGATCCATCGGACCCATTTCGCGTGCCTGACGCTGCTGCTCCTCGGCCTGCTGCTGCAGGGCTGTTACAGTTTTACCGGAGCGTCCCTGCCTCCGCATATCAATTCTATTGCCGTTCCGCTTTTCGAGGATCGTTCGGGGGCCGGTGTCGCCCAGCTTACGGCGGAGTTCACGGAAAAGCTGATCGAAAAATTCGAGGCGCAGAGCTCTCTCAACATCGAATCCGCGCCGGGACGTGCTGACGCGCTGGTCGAAGCCGTCATCACTTCGTTCTCCGACGAGCCGAGCCAGCTCGGCAGCGATACCGAGCGCGCCGTCACCAATCGCATAACGATCGTTGTCCGTGCTACCTGTACAGACCTGGTGCAGAACCGGCCGTTCTTCACCAGGGCCCCGTTTTCCGGTTTCGCCGATTACGACGTCGGCGATTTCGAGGCAAAACAGCAAGCCATCGATTCGTCGATCGACCAGATCACGGACGATCTTTTCAACCGGATAATCTCCAACTGGTAG